A single Candidatus Thalassolituus haligoni DNA region contains:
- the gshB gene encoding glutathione synthase — translation MARKLGVVMDPIDTISVKKDTSLALLNAAQTLGCELFYMEQADLYIDTGRAMARMAPLSVSLDPDHWFDLGEWQHQPLTDLDIVLMRKDPPFDGEFIYSTYILELAEQAGVLIANKPQSLRDCNEKVFATHFPELMSPTMVTRSADLLRHFHQQHKDVIFKPLDGMGGSSIFRLRQDDPNVSVIIETLTNHGRQQIMAQKFIPDITEGDKRILMIDGEPVPYCLARIPAKGETRGNLAAGGRGETRPLSDNDFAIARQIGPELKKRGLYFVGLDVIGSCLTEINVTSPTCVREISRDSGIDIASQLISTLLAKLD, via the coding sequence ATGGCCAGAAAACTCGGGGTTGTCATGGATCCCATTGATACCATCAGCGTCAAGAAAGACACATCGCTCGCCTTGCTGAACGCAGCACAAACACTTGGCTGTGAGCTTTTTTACATGGAACAGGCCGACTTGTATATTGACACAGGCCGCGCAATGGCGCGAATGGCCCCTCTGAGCGTCAGTCTGGATCCCGACCACTGGTTTGATCTTGGCGAATGGCAACACCAGCCGTTAACCGATCTCGACATTGTACTAATGCGTAAGGATCCGCCCTTTGATGGCGAATTTATCTACAGCACTTATATTCTGGAACTGGCGGAACAAGCGGGCGTGCTGATCGCCAACAAACCCCAAAGCCTGCGTGATTGTAATGAAAAAGTGTTTGCCACGCACTTTCCTGAGTTGATGAGCCCCACCATGGTGACTCGCAGCGCCGATCTGCTGCGGCATTTTCATCAGCAACACAAGGATGTCATTTTCAAGCCCCTTGACGGTATGGGCGGCTCCTCGATCTTTCGTCTCAGACAGGATGATCCGAATGTCAGCGTTATCATTGAAACCCTGACCAACCACGGCCGCCAACAAATCATGGCGCAAAAATTCATCCCGGATATTACCGAGGGTGACAAGCGCATCCTGATGATTGACGGCGAACCGGTGCCTTACTGCCTGGCCCGTATTCCGGCCAAAGGAGAAACCCGAGGCAACCTGGCGGCGGGTGGCCGTGGTGAAACACGCCCCCTGTCAGATAACGATTTTGCCATCGCCAGACAGATCGGCCCGGAATTAAAAAAACGGGGCTTGTATTTTGTTGGTCTGGATGTGATTGGCAGCTGCCTGACGGAAATCAATGTCACCAGTCCGACCTGCGTGCGGGAAATCAGCCGCGATTCTGGCATTGATATCGCCAGCCAGCTGATCTCAACATTATTGGCAAAACTCGACTGA
- the ruvX gene encoding Holliday junction resolvase RuvX: MSHIPARVMQVMAFDFGTKRIGVAIGQRLTGSSSALTPLKANDGVPNWDTLTALVNEWQPDAFVVGLPLNMDGSASDMSTRAAKFARRLEGRLHKPSFTHDERLTSYEAKGMVIADSGERDFGRHSVDGLAAQLILESWMGEHPRPDDAQ; encoded by the coding sequence ATGAGTCACATTCCTGCTCGTGTCATGCAAGTCATGGCGTTTGATTTTGGTACCAAACGAATTGGTGTCGCCATTGGCCAACGCCTGACTGGCAGCAGTAGCGCCCTGACACCGCTCAAAGCAAACGATGGCGTACCCAACTGGGATACCCTGACCGCACTGGTCAATGAATGGCAGCCGGATGCCTTTGTGGTTGGCCTGCCATTAAATATGGACGGCAGTGCCAGTGACATGAGCACCCGTGCCGCCAAATTTGCCCGACGCCTGGAAGGCCGTCTGCACAAGCCGTCGTTTACCCACGACGAGCGCCTGACCAGCTATGAAGCCAAAGGCATGGTGATCGCCGATAGCGGTGAGCGCGATTTTGGCCGACACTCGGTTGATGGTCTGGCAGCACAATTGATTCTCGAAAGCTGGATGGGCGAACACCCTCGCCCCGATGACGCGCAGTAA
- a CDS encoding YqgE/AlgH family protein has product MKELNSLGNQLLIAMPQLQDSWFESAVIYLCEHDQDGAMGLVLNKPLDVDFAAVCEQLAITRHQDINAVMLGGGPVGTEQGFILHQQPGHWNATETISAFAHLTSSKDILTAIGQGAGPDNYRLALGYSGWGPGQLDEEILGNSWLTVEADAELLFDTPPETLYQAALNRLGVSGSALSAQIGHA; this is encoded by the coding sequence ATGAAAGAACTCAACAGCCTCGGCAACCAGCTGCTGATCGCCATGCCGCAACTGCAAGACAGCTGGTTTGAAAGCGCCGTCATTTACCTTTGTGAACACGATCAGGATGGCGCTATGGGACTGGTGCTAAACAAGCCGCTCGATGTCGATTTTGCCGCCGTTTGTGAACAACTGGCGATTACTCGCCATCAAGACATTAACGCCGTTATGCTCGGCGGTGGCCCCGTCGGCACAGAGCAGGGCTTTATCCTGCATCAACAGCCCGGCCACTGGAATGCCACCGAAACCATCAGCGCCTTTGCCCACCTGACTTCCTCCAAAGACATTTTGACAGCCATTGGCCAGGGGGCCGGGCCGGATAACTACCGACTAGCACTGGGTTATTCCGGTTGGGGCCCAGGGCAACTGGATGAGGAAATTCTCGGCAATAGTTGGCTGACCGTTGAAGCCGACGCCGAGTTACTGTTTGACACACCTCCAGAAACACTTTATCAGGCTGCACTGAACCGCCTGGGTGTCAGCGGCTCAGCCTTGTCTGCCCAGATAGGCCATGCCTGA
- the pilG gene encoding twitching motility response regulator PilG encodes MDDNFQNIKVMVIDDSKTIRRTAETLLKKVGCEVITATDGFDALAKIADTSPNIIFVDIMMPRLDGYQTCALIKNNSKYKSTPVIMLSSKDGLFDKAKGRIVGSDEYLTKPFSKDELLGSIRQYVKS; translated from the coding sequence ATGGACGACAACTTTCAAAATATCAAAGTGATGGTCATCGACGATAGCAAGACCATTCGTCGCACAGCAGAGACGCTGCTGAAAAAAGTAGGCTGCGAGGTGATTACGGCAACCGATGGCTTTGATGCCCTCGCCAAAATCGCAGACACCAGCCCGAATATTATTTTTGTCGATATTATGATGCCGCGCCTGGATGGCTATCAGACCTGCGCGCTGATAAAAAACAATTCCAAGTACAAGTCCACGCCAGTGATCATGCTTTCAAGTAAAGACGGTCTTTTCGATAAGGCAAAGGGCCGCATTGTAGGTTCTGACGAATATCTCACCAAGCCGTTCAGTAAGGACGAGCTGCTGGGTTCTATCCGGCAATACGTAAAATCATAA
- a CDS encoding protein-glutamate O-methyltransferase CheR, which translates to MNHQIRPAVSTMPELNDDQFVRWQALLEERTGMCMPVQRRTFLQTSLGIRMREIACSDYSEYYSKVVSGPSGAIEWNTLVDRLTVQETRFFRDPDAFEFVGNYIQKMANTLAAGQTLEMWSVGCSSGEEAYSLGMVADQYLTPAGRQYAVTGTDISTFALRKARAASYQLSALGWIPDSHRDQYCLRTDDGHMQVTDTVRQRCCFTQVNLLNLSAFPLQSQHVIYCQNVLIYFRRWRRREILNVLAERLVPGGILVIGLGEIVDWRNPLVEPVGGGKLTAFVRKQNDSNRESKRR; encoded by the coding sequence ATGAATCATCAGATTCGTCCTGCTGTCAGCACTATGCCAGAGCTTAACGACGACCAGTTTGTTCGTTGGCAAGCTCTGCTGGAAGAGCGAACGGGTATGTGTATGCCCGTTCAGCGGCGGACTTTTCTGCAAACCAGCCTGGGTATTCGGATGCGTGAAATTGCATGCAGCGATTACTCCGAGTATTACAGCAAGGTGGTCAGTGGCCCATCAGGTGCTATTGAGTGGAATACCCTGGTGGATCGACTGACTGTGCAAGAGACCCGTTTTTTTCGGGATCCGGATGCCTTCGAGTTTGTTGGTAATTATATCCAGAAAATGGCCAATACTTTGGCGGCGGGCCAAACGCTTGAAATGTGGAGTGTAGGCTGTTCATCTGGAGAAGAGGCATACAGCCTGGGCATGGTTGCTGATCAATACCTGACTCCCGCAGGGCGCCAATATGCGGTGACGGGGACGGACATATCCACCTTTGCCTTGCGCAAGGCGCGAGCTGCCAGTTATCAACTGTCTGCCCTCGGCTGGATACCAGACAGCCACCGCGACCAATACTGCCTCCGTACTGACGACGGTCATATGCAGGTGACCGATACAGTTCGTCAGCGTTGCTGCTTTACTCAGGTGAATCTACTGAATCTTTCCGCATTTCCGCTGCAGTCCCAGCATGTGATCTATTGCCAAAATGTGCTGATTTATTTCCGGCGCTGGCGGCGTCGGGAGATTCTCAATGTACTTGCCGAACGGCTGGTTCCAGGTGGCATTCTGGTGATTGGTCTTGGCGAAATTGTAGACTGGCGTAACCCTCTGGTTGAGCCGGTTGGTGGTGGCAAGTTGACAGCATTTGTCCGTAAGCAAAACGATTCTAACAGGGAGAGCAAACGGCGATGA
- a CDS encoding methyl-accepting chemotaxis protein yields the protein MSSKAGNVFSTVLKNGVNGVLAVLLVTCLGLFIGITVYVNSLQNRDEQYIEHAGELRVLSQEMATNAVEAASGNREAFEQLRVARDKFELRWNYLNNGNPETGLEPAEVATMTNVQQVWDGVSQNADQIIRAQDIILSLHEVAATLSETIPQLQVEYDEIVEILLDNDAPADQVAVAQRQSWLAERIVRSVNKVLTGGEDAVMAADAFGRDASLFGRVLNGMVQGNVAMNISKVTDDEAVLALSEVSELFEFVSGSVDEILETSPELFQVREASDSIFVNSRVLLNQTSELTETILTEADERAVLQALGYGAAVFAIMIMIALGYLSYQSTRRDLEETESQNQQNQMAILRLLDEIADLADGDLTASATVTEDFTGAIADSINYAIDQMRSLVSAINETAVQVSSAAQETQATAMHLAEASEHQAQEIAGASAAINEMAVSIDQVSANASESSAVAERSVAIANKGAEVVQATINGMDNIREQIQETSKRIKRLGESSQEIGDIISLITDIADQTNILSLNAAIQASMAGDAGRGFAVVADEVQRLAERSAAATKQIEALVKTIQNDTNEAVISMEQTTTEVVRGARLAQDAGVALEEIENVSKNLAELIQNISNAARQQASSAGHISNTMNVIQEITSQTSAGTTATAKSIGNLAEMANKLRESVAGFKLPEADLDMEQQQVL from the coding sequence ATGAGTTCGAAAGCTGGTAACGTCTTTTCGACGGTTTTGAAGAACGGAGTCAATGGTGTTCTGGCAGTGCTGCTGGTCACATGTCTTGGCTTGTTTATTGGTATCACGGTCTATGTAAACAGTTTGCAGAACCGGGATGAACAATACATTGAACATGCTGGCGAGTTGCGGGTGTTGTCGCAGGAAATGGCGACCAACGCCGTGGAAGCGGCGTCCGGTAACCGTGAAGCGTTCGAGCAGCTGCGGGTGGCCCGTGACAAGTTTGAACTTCGCTGGAATTATCTGAACAATGGTAATCCAGAGACCGGCCTCGAACCGGCAGAAGTGGCGACGATGACCAACGTGCAGCAAGTCTGGGATGGTGTCAGCCAAAACGCCGACCAGATTATTCGCGCCCAGGATATTATCCTTTCTCTGCATGAAGTTGCCGCGACGCTCTCAGAAACGATTCCCCAGCTGCAGGTGGAATACGATGAGATTGTAGAAATTTTACTTGATAACGACGCGCCTGCTGACCAGGTGGCGGTAGCCCAGCGTCAATCCTGGTTGGCGGAGCGGATTGTTCGTTCTGTTAACAAAGTGTTGACCGGTGGCGAAGACGCTGTCATGGCGGCCGATGCGTTTGGCCGGGATGCCTCGCTGTTTGGTCGGGTACTGAACGGCATGGTGCAGGGCAACGTGGCGATGAATATTTCCAAGGTAACGGACGATGAAGCGGTACTGGCTCTCTCTGAAGTTTCCGAATTGTTTGAATTCGTATCCGGATCAGTAGACGAGATTCTTGAAACGTCGCCGGAACTGTTCCAGGTTCGTGAGGCATCCGACAGCATCTTTGTTAATTCTCGAGTGTTGCTGAACCAGACATCAGAACTGACCGAAACCATTCTTACTGAAGCCGACGAACGAGCGGTGCTGCAGGCGCTGGGATACGGTGCTGCAGTGTTCGCTATCATGATCATGATTGCTCTGGGTTATTTGTCTTATCAGTCAACCCGTCGCGATCTGGAAGAAACGGAAAGCCAGAACCAGCAGAACCAGATGGCGATTTTGCGACTCCTCGACGAAATTGCTGACCTTGCCGATGGTGACTTGACTGCCTCTGCGACGGTAACCGAAGACTTTACCGGTGCGATTGCTGACTCTATTAACTACGCCATCGACCAGATGCGTTCGTTGGTATCGGCGATTAACGAAACAGCGGTACAGGTATCCTCAGCAGCCCAGGAAACCCAGGCCACTGCGATGCACCTTGCTGAGGCTTCTGAGCACCAGGCCCAGGAAATTGCCGGCGCCTCGGCGGCGATCAACGAAATGGCGGTTTCCATTGACCAGGTATCTGCCAACGCCTCTGAATCCTCTGCGGTAGCGGAACGTTCGGTAGCCATCGCCAACAAGGGCGCCGAAGTGGTACAGGCGACGATCAACGGCATGGATAACATCCGCGAGCAGATTCAGGAAACGTCCAAACGGATTAAACGACTGGGTGAGTCCTCGCAGGAGATTGGTGACATCATCTCGCTGATTACCGATATTGCTGACCAAACCAACATTCTGTCTCTTAATGCTGCGATTCAGGCATCCATGGCCGGTGACGCAGGTCGGGGCTTCGCGGTGGTAGCGGACGAAGTACAGCGCCTGGCAGAACGTTCAGCCGCTGCAACCAAGCAGATTGAAGCACTGGTTAAAACGATTCAGAACGATACCAACGAAGCGGTAATCTCGATGGAACAGACCACCACCGAGGTGGTACGGGGTGCCCGTCTGGCGCAAGACGCCGGTGTGGCCCTGGAAGAAATCGAGAACGTATCGAAAAACTTGGCGGAACTGATTCAGAACATCTCCAACGCTGCCCGTCAACAGGCCTCTTCTGCTGGTCATATTTCCAACACGATGAATGTAATCCAGGAAATTACCTCGCAGACTTCTGCTGGTACCACGGCTACCGCGAAATCGATTGGTAACCTGGCTGAAATGGCCAACAAACTGCGTGAGTCTGTAGCGGGCTTCAAGCTGCCTGAAGCAGATCTGGATATGGAGCAACAACAGGTTCTGTGA
- a CDS encoding energy transducer TonB translates to MTAAVVSSSDRLVFALFLALLIHAMIVLGVSFSPDDRSNLSKTLEVTLASYRSDKAPEKADFLAQENQEGSGTEEDARMLTTDVKAPFQSNDITPASVQKQEVSAPKAIANTPSPVTTTAASTIKAISREKQPPAEAKPVPEGPQKMLLQRSLEMASLEAKLDSMRQAYAKRPRVQRLTAASTMKASDAYYVNSWRSKIEKMGTLNYPKEAENCFDNCRLRVLVSINPNGTINDLEILESSGRKVLDDAALRIVRMSAPFAPFTDEMRKTTDILEIIRTWQFKGNRYLSEGS, encoded by the coding sequence ATGACTGCTGCCGTTGTCTCCAGTTCCGATCGTCTAGTTTTTGCCCTGTTTCTGGCCTTGCTGATTCACGCCATGATTGTATTGGGTGTCAGCTTCAGTCCAGACGACCGCAGCAATCTGTCAAAAACACTCGAAGTTACCCTGGCCAGCTATCGCAGCGACAAGGCACCGGAAAAAGCCGACTTTCTCGCCCAGGAAAACCAGGAAGGTAGCGGCACGGAAGAAGATGCCCGTATGCTGACAACCGACGTCAAGGCACCTTTCCAAAGTAACGACATTACTCCTGCCTCAGTGCAGAAGCAGGAAGTATCCGCCCCCAAAGCTATTGCCAACACGCCATCTCCAGTAACCACCACTGCGGCCAGCACCATCAAGGCCATCAGTCGCGAAAAACAACCACCCGCCGAAGCCAAACCGGTTCCCGAAGGCCCGCAAAAAATGCTGTTGCAGCGCAGCCTGGAAATGGCCAGCCTGGAAGCCAAACTCGACAGTATGCGCCAGGCCTATGCCAAACGACCGCGAGTCCAGCGCCTGACGGCAGCCTCAACCATGAAGGCCAGCGACGCCTACTATGTCAATTCCTGGCGCAGCAAAATTGAAAAGATGGGCACACTCAATTACCCGAAAGAAGCAGAGAACTGTTTTGATAACTGTCGCCTGAGAGTGTTGGTGTCTATTAACCCGAATGGCACTATCAACGACCTTGAAATCCTCGAATCGTCTGGCCGCAAAGTGCTCGACGATGCAGCGCTGCGCATTGTGCGCATGTCGGCCCCTTTTGCCCCGTTTACCGACGAGATGCGCAAAACCACCGACATCCTCGAAATCATCCGTACCTGGCAATTCAAGGGTAACCGTTACCTCTCGGAAGGCTCCTGA
- the pyrR gene encoding bifunctional pyr operon transcriptional regulator/uracil phosphoribosyltransferase PyrR, producing the protein MQLPDIQLACSTLATALGSHLQQHKIEQPLIIGIRTGGVWIAERLHQQLQPQEPLYSVDISFYRDDFTRHGLHPEVKGSELPDTIEDRHVVLVDDVIMSGRTVRAAINELFDYGRPASITLVALFDIGRRELPIQPDVCAARLTLDDGQLIKLSGPEPLAISLL; encoded by the coding sequence ATGCAATTACCGGATATTCAGCTCGCCTGCAGCACACTGGCAACCGCACTGGGCAGCCACCTGCAGCAACACAAGATTGAACAACCGCTGATCATTGGCATTCGTACCGGTGGCGTCTGGATTGCCGAGCGGCTGCATCAGCAACTGCAACCGCAAGAGCCGCTTTACAGCGTCGACATCAGCTTTTATCGCGACGACTTTACCCGTCACGGCCTGCACCCCGAAGTCAAAGGGTCTGAATTGCCCGACACCATTGAAGACCGCCACGTGGTACTGGTCGACGACGTGATCATGAGCGGCCGCACTGTACGGGCAGCCATCAACGAGCTGTTTGACTACGGTCGTCCGGCCAGCATCACCCTGGTTGCGCTGTTTGATATTGGCCGCCGCGAATTACCGATTCAGCCTGACGTTTGCGCCGCTCGCCTGACGCTCGACGACGGCCAGCTGATCAAGCTCAGTGGCCCGGAGCCATTGGCCATCAGCCTGCTCTGA
- a CDS encoding chemotaxis protein CheW, which yields MSPFALLVSIAERSRRNASELPQQIEVVTYWRGVGFMLAGYEFVADMGQVAEILQPPRMTKVPGVRSWVLGVANVRGRLVPVMDLAGMLGLTGKANWRSRRVLVVEQGDVLTGLLVDAVLGMQQFPMDTMSELAQVDPALEKYTRHGFDRNEKVWSIFRIDELIQSPEFMQIAV from the coding sequence ATGAGCCCATTTGCGCTGCTCGTCAGCATTGCCGAACGCAGTCGCCGTAATGCCTCTGAGCTGCCACAGCAGATCGAGGTTGTTACCTATTGGCGGGGTGTCGGTTTTATGCTGGCAGGTTACGAGTTTGTGGCAGATATGGGGCAGGTAGCAGAAATATTGCAGCCTCCCAGGATGACCAAGGTACCCGGTGTTCGTAGCTGGGTACTGGGCGTGGCCAATGTTCGAGGCCGTCTTGTTCCAGTCATGGATCTGGCTGGCATGCTGGGGTTGACAGGTAAGGCTAACTGGCGTTCCCGTCGGGTGTTGGTGGTAGAGCAGGGCGATGTATTGACGGGTTTGCTGGTGGATGCTGTGTTGGGGATGCAGCAGTTTCCGATGGATACCATGAGCGAATTGGCTCAGGTCGACCCGGCATTGGAAAAATACACTCGCCACGGCTTTGACCGGAATGAAAAGGTCTGGTCGATTTTCCGTATTGACGAACTGATTCAATCCCCGGAGTTTATGCAGATCGCGGTTTGA
- the pilH gene encoding twitching motility response regulator PilH, whose protein sequence is MARILVVDDSPTETEVFRSMLEKNGHEVLTAENGADGVALAKQEKPDVVLMDIVMPGLNGFQATRQLTKDAETAEIPVIIVTTKDQETDRVWGKRQGACGYLVKPVSESILLSEINSVMAK, encoded by the coding sequence ATGGCTCGCATTCTGGTAGTAGACGATTCTCCAACAGAAACCGAAGTGTTTCGTTCCATGCTGGAGAAAAATGGTCATGAAGTCCTCACCGCCGAAAATGGTGCGGACGGCGTGGCGCTGGCAAAACAGGAAAAGCCGGACGTAGTACTGATGGATATTGTCATGCCTGGACTGAATGGTTTTCAGGCGACCCGTCAGCTGACCAAGGACGCAGAAACCGCAGAAATTCCGGTTATTATCGTGACCACTAAAGATCAGGAAACTGACCGGGTGTGGGGCAAGCGTCAGGGCGCCTGTGGCTATCTGGTGAAACCGGTGTCGGAAAGCATTTTGCTGTCTGAAATCAATTCGGTTATGGCCAAGTAG